One segment of Agrococcus sp. ProA11 DNA contains the following:
- the hutG gene encoding formimidoylglutamase has translation MTDAAWLEAVDLAPPTWSGRDDGPEPEHARWHHAVRGYAADAAPGVAVIGFASDEGVRRNAGRPGQVDGPDALRAALAPLALERPLTIHDAGTVVAGTALEDGQERLGRAIAGLIDAGQLPIALGGGHEIAYGSYLGIADTAARAARPRLGVLNLDAHFDLRSAPRASSGTPFRQLLEREEALGRSVDYAVIGISEPSNTRALFDTAAQHGVRWLLDDESRTPAAVDGFLDTFLDGIDLLHLTIDLDVLPAWIAPGVSAPAASGVPLEVVQHVCDRASASGKLALVDVAELNPAFDIDGRTARVAARLIHRIATRRASLPAPATT, from the coding sequence ATGACCGACGCCGCCTGGCTCGAGGCCGTGGATCTCGCACCGCCGACATGGTCGGGCCGGGACGACGGCCCGGAGCCCGAGCACGCCCGCTGGCACCATGCGGTGCGGGGCTACGCCGCGGATGCCGCCCCTGGCGTCGCGGTGATCGGCTTCGCGAGCGACGAGGGCGTGCGCCGGAACGCGGGCAGGCCCGGCCAGGTCGATGGCCCGGACGCGCTGCGCGCAGCCCTGGCGCCGCTCGCGCTCGAGCGGCCGCTCACGATCCACGACGCGGGCACGGTGGTCGCGGGCACCGCGCTCGAGGACGGGCAGGAGCGCCTCGGCCGCGCCATCGCGGGCCTCATCGATGCCGGCCAGCTGCCGATCGCCCTCGGCGGCGGCCACGAGATCGCCTACGGCAGCTACCTCGGCATCGCCGACACCGCTGCGCGAGCCGCTCGGCCCCGGCTGGGGGTGCTGAACCTGGATGCGCACTTCGATCTGCGCAGCGCACCCCGCGCCTCCTCCGGCACGCCCTTCCGGCAGCTGCTCGAGCGCGAGGAGGCGTTGGGCCGGAGCGTCGACTACGCGGTCATCGGCATCAGCGAGCCGTCGAACACGCGGGCGCTGTTCGACACCGCCGCGCAGCACGGCGTGCGCTGGCTGCTCGACGACGAGAGCCGCACGCCCGCGGCCGTGGACGGCTTCCTCGACACCTTCCTGGACGGCATCGACCTGCTCCACCTGACGATCGACCTCGACGTGCTGCCCGCGTGGATCGCCCCGGGCGTCTCGGCGCCCGCCGCATCCGGTGTGCCGCTCGAGGTCGTGCAGCACGTCTGCGACCGCGCGAGCGCGAGCGGCAAGCTCGCACTCGTGGATGTCGCGGAGCTCAACCCCGCCTTCGACATCGACGGTCGCACCGCGCGCGTGGCGGCCCGGCTCATCCACCGGATCGCGACCCGTCGCGCATCCCTGCCTGCGCCGGCGACGACATGA
- the hutC gene encoding histidine utilization repressor, whose amino-acid sequence MTALDPATLSRDFAATSGDGTPAYLRIKRLIAARIRTGAWDAGDRLPSEHQLVAALGVSRMTVHRALRELAESGAIVRSSGVGSFVAPAKAASPLFEVRNIADEVQRRGHRHRTRLVSLAAEDADERPFAADSATDRVYRSVIVHLEDETAIQLEDRLVNPALVPAYLEQDFTRGTPNDYLSRVAPLTRAALVVEAVLPTDAEAALLGVDTAEPCLLIRRRTWSADGLVSIVRLLQPGTRSRLEGDFEASD is encoded by the coding sequence ATGACCGCGCTCGACCCGGCGACGCTCTCGCGGGACTTCGCGGCCACGAGCGGCGATGGCACACCCGCCTACCTGCGGATCAAGCGGCTCATCGCTGCCCGCATCCGCACGGGCGCATGGGATGCGGGGGATCGCCTGCCGTCGGAGCACCAGCTCGTCGCTGCCTTGGGCGTCTCGCGCATGACCGTGCACCGCGCCCTGCGCGAGCTCGCCGAGAGCGGTGCGATCGTGCGCAGCTCCGGCGTCGGCAGCTTCGTCGCGCCCGCCAAGGCGGCGTCGCCGCTGTTCGAGGTGCGCAACATCGCCGACGAGGTGCAGCGGCGCGGGCATCGGCACCGCACGCGACTGGTCTCCCTCGCGGCCGAGGACGCCGACGAGCGCCCGTTCGCCGCCGACTCCGCCACCGATCGCGTCTACCGCTCGGTGATCGTGCACCTCGAGGACGAGACGGCGATCCAGCTCGAGGATCGACTCGTCAACCCCGCGCTCGTGCCCGCCTACCTCGAGCAGGACTTCACGCGCGGCACGCCCAACGACTACCTCAGCCGCGTCGCGCCGCTCACACGTGCCGCACTCGTCGTCGAGGCCGTGCTGCCGACCGACGCCGAAGCGGCACTGCTCGGCGTCGACACCGCGGAGCCCTGCCTGCTGATCCGGCGCCGCACCTGGTCGGCCGACGGCCTCGTGAGCATCGTCCGGCTGCTGCAGCCGGGCACGCGCAGCCGCTTGGAGGGCGACTTCGAGGCGTCAGACTGA
- a CDS encoding PspC domain-containing protein produces the protein MSIFNSIRSAGFRRGPSRLIAGICGGIAAKVGFNVWLVRLVMLLLFALPVLGWGLYLVVWVLTPNQQGSIPLERWLGRR, from the coding sequence ATGTCGATCTTCAACTCGATCCGCTCAGCCGGCTTCCGCCGCGGTCCGAGCAGGCTCATCGCGGGCATCTGCGGAGGCATCGCGGCCAAGGTCGGGTTCAACGTCTGGCTCGTGCGCCTGGTGATGCTGCTGCTGTTCGCGCTGCCGGTGCTCGGCTGGGGGCTCTACCTGGTGGTGTGGGTGCTCACCCCGAACCAGCAGGGCTCGATCCCGCTGGAGCGCTGGCTGGGCCGCCGCTGA
- a CDS encoding M20/M25/M40 family metallo-hydrolase: MTDRLTRTALIARDLIRIDTQNWGGGRSNGEADAAAYVTEVLAAMGVESQTFESAPGRASVIARIEGEDPSLPLLVVHGHLDVVPADATEWSVDPFAGEIRDGLLWGRGAVDMKQMDAMILVALERILAAGRKPRRGLIIAFFADEEAGGLYGSQWLVRNHPELFAGATEAISEVGGYSIDIDGRRAYLLQTAEKALQWILLRARGTAAHGSQHMRDNAVTKLARAVAAIGEHEFPVQMTDTTRGLIRGIGEILDIDDDDPDAVAERTGTVARFLRSSLRHTANPTMLSAGYKHNVIPSVAEARIDVRPLPGREAEAIDALRALVGDEIEVELVHGDVGLEHPFSGALVEAMTSAIGRHDPGAPVLPYMLSGGTDNKALSELGIAGYGFAPLKLTPDLDFAAMFHGVDERVPLEALEFGTDVLEDLLLHY, from the coding sequence GTGACCGACCGACTGACTCGCACCGCGCTCATCGCCAGGGACCTCATCCGGATCGATACCCAGAACTGGGGCGGCGGTCGCTCGAACGGCGAAGCGGATGCCGCGGCATACGTCACCGAGGTGCTGGCGGCCATGGGCGTCGAGAGCCAGACCTTCGAGTCGGCACCCGGTCGCGCGAGCGTCATCGCCCGCATCGAGGGGGAGGACCCCTCGCTGCCGCTGCTGGTGGTGCACGGGCACCTCGACGTCGTGCCCGCCGACGCCACCGAGTGGAGCGTCGATCCGTTCGCGGGCGAGATCCGCGACGGACTGCTCTGGGGCCGGGGCGCGGTGGACATGAAGCAGATGGACGCCATGATCCTGGTCGCGCTCGAGCGCATCCTGGCCGCGGGTCGCAAGCCGCGGCGAGGACTCATCATCGCCTTCTTCGCCGACGAGGAGGCGGGCGGCCTGTACGGCTCGCAGTGGCTGGTGCGCAACCATCCCGAGCTCTTCGCCGGGGCGACGGAGGCGATCAGCGAGGTGGGCGGCTACTCGATCGACATCGATGGCAGGCGCGCCTACTTGCTGCAGACCGCCGAGAAGGCCCTGCAGTGGATCCTGCTGCGCGCCCGCGGCACCGCCGCCCACGGCTCGCAGCACATGCGCGACAACGCGGTCACGAAGCTCGCGCGCGCCGTCGCGGCGATCGGCGAGCACGAGTTCCCCGTGCAGATGACCGACACCACGCGCGGGCTCATCCGGGGCATCGGCGAGATCCTCGACATCGACGACGACGACCCGGATGCGGTGGCGGAGCGCACCGGCACGGTCGCGCGCTTCCTGCGCTCGAGCCTGCGCCACACCGCGAACCCGACGATGCTCTCGGCCGGCTACAAGCACAACGTCATCCCCTCGGTCGCCGAGGCTCGCATCGACGTGCGGCCGCTGCCCGGCCGCGAGGCGGAGGCCATCGACGCGCTCCGCGCCCTGGTCGGCGACGAGATCGAGGTCGAGCTCGTGCATGGCGACGTGGGGCTCGAGCATCCCTTCAGCGGCGCGCTGGTCGAGGCGATGACCTCGGCGATCGGTCGCCACGACCCCGGCGCGCCGGTGCTGCCCTACATGCTCTCCGGCGGCACCGACAACAAGGCGCTCTCCGAGCTCGGCATCGCGGGCTACGGCTTCGCGCCGCTCAAGCTCACGCCCGACCTCGACTTCGCCGCGATGTTCCACGGCGTCGACGAGCGCGTGCCGCTCGAGGCGCTCGAGTTCGGCACGGACGTGCTCGAAGACCTCCTGCTGCACTACTGA
- a CDS encoding undecaprenyl-diphosphate phosphatase → MDWLIAIFLGALQGATEFLPISSSAHLRIAGLFLPGAEDPGATFTAITQIGTELAVVIFFWRDITRIIGRWFQQFSGTVDRSDPDVKMGWLVIIGTIPIVIAGVLFQDLIRDQLRSLWITATVLIVFGVILGVADMLGRRVKTLATTTYRDGLLIGVAQVLALIPGVSRSGATVTMGRALGYERPAAAKYAFFLAVPAVFGSGFYEAFQAFSDPSTVGLGWGPTILATVVAFAVGIVVIKWLMDWISRRSFMPFVVYRIVLGSVLLLALTAGWIEAL, encoded by the coding sequence ATGGACTGGTTGATCGCGATCTTCCTCGGCGCGCTCCAAGGCGCGACCGAGTTCCTGCCCATCTCCTCCAGCGCCCACCTGCGCATCGCCGGGCTCTTCCTGCCCGGCGCCGAGGACCCCGGCGCGACCTTCACCGCGATCACCCAGATCGGCACCGAGCTCGCGGTCGTGATCTTCTTCTGGCGGGACATCACGCGCATCATCGGCAGGTGGTTCCAGCAGTTCTCCGGCACGGTCGATCGCAGCGACCCGGACGTCAAGATGGGCTGGCTCGTGATCATCGGCACGATCCCGATCGTGATCGCCGGCGTGCTGTTCCAGGACCTCATCCGCGACCAGCTGCGCAGCCTCTGGATCACCGCGACCGTGCTCATCGTCTTCGGCGTCATCCTCGGCGTCGCCGACATGCTCGGTCGGCGGGTCAAGACGCTCGCGACCACCACTTACCGCGACGGCCTGCTCATCGGCGTCGCGCAGGTGCTCGCGCTCATCCCCGGCGTCTCGCGCTCCGGCGCGACGGTGACGATGGGGCGCGCGCTCGGCTACGAGCGACCCGCCGCCGCCAAGTACGCGTTCTTCCTCGCGGTGCCCGCGGTGTTCGGCTCCGGCTTCTACGAGGCCTTCCAGGCCTTCAGCGATCCCTCGACCGTCGGCCTGGGATGGGGCCCGACCATCCTCGCGACGGTCGTGGCCTTCGCGGTCGGCATCGTGGTCATCAAGTGGCTGATGGATTGGATCTCGCGCCGCAGCTTCATGCCGTTCGTCGTCTACCGCATCGTGCTCGGCAGCGTGCTGCTGCTCGCGCTGACCGCAGGCTGGATCGAGGCGCTGTGA
- a CDS encoding cysteine--1-D-myo-inosityl 2-amino-2-deoxy-alpha-D-glucopyranoside ligase, with amino-acid sequence MPSLAALGHGEGESPSVHDVRTDRRATLPAGRNASMYTCGITPYDATHLGHAFTYLAFDTLTRVWLDAGIEVRTAMNSTDVDDPLLERAARDGEDWRALAERQQRLFRADMAALRILPPDAWVAVTERIEPIAAAVQRLLDSGDAYRLPAPDADGDDVLFDTTRKRRFRVGEGSRTDAARMLELTREFGGEPDREGKRSPLDPVLWRAERPGEPAWDAPVGRGRPGWHVECTVIAMDELGSPFTVAAGGRDLRFPHQEMQGHHAVALGAPLFSEARLNAGLVAYQGEKMSKSLGNLVLVSRLLADGARPAALRLALLDHHWRDDWEWFEADLEAAEQRLDRWLAWSQQPDDDPSLAESVVPWLRVTLQDDLNTPAALQAVDAFILRAPADEGSLAAIDALLGIDLRSVQPR; translated from the coding sequence GTGCCTTCGCTCGCCGCCCTCGGGCACGGCGAGGGCGAGTCGCCCAGCGTGCACGATGTGCGCACCGATCGCCGCGCGACGCTGCCGGCCGGGCGCAACGCGTCGATGTACACGTGCGGCATCACGCCGTATGACGCGACGCACCTGGGGCACGCCTTCACCTACCTCGCCTTCGACACCCTCACGCGCGTCTGGCTCGACGCGGGCATCGAGGTGCGCACCGCGATGAACTCGACCGATGTCGACGATCCGCTGCTCGAGCGGGCCGCGCGCGACGGCGAGGACTGGCGGGCACTGGCGGAGCGGCAGCAGCGGCTGTTCCGCGCCGACATGGCGGCCCTGCGCATCCTGCCGCCGGATGCCTGGGTCGCGGTCACCGAGCGCATCGAGCCGATCGCGGCCGCCGTGCAGCGCCTGCTCGACTCCGGCGACGCCTACCGACTCCCGGCGCCGGACGCCGACGGCGACGACGTGCTCTTCGACACCACCCGCAAGCGTCGCTTCCGCGTCGGCGAGGGCAGCCGCACCGATGCCGCGCGCATGCTCGAGCTCACCCGCGAGTTCGGCGGCGAGCCCGACCGCGAGGGCAAGCGCTCGCCGCTCGACCCGGTGCTGTGGCGCGCGGAGCGGCCGGGGGAGCCGGCCTGGGACGCACCCGTCGGGCGGGGCCGCCCCGGCTGGCACGTCGAGTGCACCGTGATCGCGATGGACGAGCTCGGATCGCCCTTCACGGTGGCTGCGGGCGGACGCGACCTGCGCTTCCCCCACCAGGAGATGCAGGGGCACCACGCCGTCGCGCTCGGCGCACCGCTGTTCAGCGAGGCACGCCTGAACGCCGGCCTGGTCGCCTATCAGGGCGAGAAGATGTCGAAGTCGCTCGGCAACCTCGTGCTGGTGTCGCGGCTGCTCGCCGACGGCGCACGACCCGCGGCGCTGCGGCTCGCGCTGCTGGACCACCACTGGCGCGACGACTGGGAGTGGTTCGAGGCCGACCTGGAGGCTGCCGAGCAGCGCCTCGACCGCTGGCTCGCGTGGTCGCAGCAGCCCGACGACGACCCGTCGCTCGCGGAATCGGTCGTCCCGTGGCTGCGGGTGACGCTGCAGGACGACCTGAACACGCCGGCTGCGCTGCAGGCGGTGGACGCGTTCATCCTGCGCGCGCCTGCGGACGAGGGCAGCCTGGCCGCGATCGACGCGCTGCTGGGGATCGACCTGCGCAGCGTGCAGCCCCGCTAG
- a CDS encoding PAC2 family protein, which produces MARGPIEGRIMVVAFEGWTDAGDAASGAVKRLIEACELEAFDEIEPDEFVDFAMHRPVVRTLEDGTRALQWPATIAYAPTRPSRKTSLAADAGLDVSTGNEGEIFALVGAEPSRNWTVYAAEFLEIARGCEVDAIVFVGAMLADVPHTRPIATTVTSDSSELQARLGAAQSDYEGPTGIMSVLSLVAEEAGIHTASLWASVPHYVHNASAPKAVVALLDQLSEMLDVTVPLGDLPELAGEWERGIDEITERDDDMRAYIGKLEEQRDAVESPEASGEAIAHEFERFLRAEGGKRPQGGASAPATTDADGGAPDASDDAAGAAEDDAARESLDDQRDDSRDERPDDAPPPV; this is translated from the coding sequence GTGGCACGAGGACCGATCGAGGGCCGCATCATGGTCGTCGCCTTCGAGGGCTGGACCGATGCCGGCGATGCCGCCAGTGGCGCGGTCAAGCGGCTGATCGAGGCATGCGAGCTCGAGGCGTTCGATGAGATCGAGCCCGACGAGTTCGTCGACTTCGCAATGCACCGCCCGGTGGTCCGCACGCTCGAGGACGGCACCCGCGCGCTGCAGTGGCCCGCGACGATCGCCTACGCGCCGACCCGGCCGTCGCGCAAGACGTCGCTCGCGGCAGACGCCGGCCTGGATGTCTCCACCGGCAACGAGGGCGAGATCTTCGCGCTCGTCGGTGCCGAGCCGAGCCGCAACTGGACGGTCTATGCCGCCGAGTTCCTGGAGATCGCTCGCGGCTGCGAGGTCGACGCGATCGTGTTCGTCGGCGCGATGCTGGCCGATGTGCCGCACACGCGGCCCATCGCGACCACCGTCACGAGCGACAGCAGCGAGCTGCAGGCGCGCCTGGGCGCGGCGCAGAGCGACTACGAGGGCCCGACCGGCATCATGAGCGTGCTCAGCCTGGTCGCCGAGGAGGCGGGCATCCACACGGCATCGCTGTGGGCATCGGTGCCGCACTACGTGCACAACGCATCGGCCCCGAAGGCGGTCGTGGCCCTGCTCGACCAGCTCTCCGAGATGCTCGACGTGACCGTGCCGCTGGGCGACCTGCCGGAGCTGGCGGGCGAGTGGGAGCGAGGGATCGACGAGATCACCGAGCGCGACGACGACATGCGCGCCTACATCGGCAAGCTCGAGGAGCAGCGCGACGCCGTGGAGAGCCCCGAGGCATCCGGCGAGGCGATCGCGCACGAGTTCGAGCGCTTCCTGCGCGCCGAGGGCGGCAAGCGGCCGCAGGGCGGAGCATCCGCGCCCGCCACCACCGATGCGGACGGCGGCGCGCCGGACGCCTCCGATGACGCAGCCGGTGCTGCCGAGGACGACGCCGCGCGCGAGTCGCTGGACGACCAGCGGGACGACTCGCGGGACGAGCGCCCCGACGACGCGCCGCCGCCGGTCTAG
- a CDS encoding HAD family phosphatase: MTSPALAAVLFDMDGTLIDTEPQWMGAEARLAADHGIPWGTAEAEAMVGSDLWDGARVFIDKGVPLDADAIVARLVDEVLSSIDEELPTRPGAIELLRELLEADVPVALVTMSTRTIVDRVEAALTERLGRAPFAATVAGDECEHGKPHPEPYLRALEQLGADPARSVAIEDSITGARSAIAAGLTTIGVPHAVDVSRVDGIVHWPTLAGRSLADLADAMREARA; this comes from the coding sequence GTGACCTCGCCTGCTCTCGCTGCTGTGCTGTTCGACATGGACGGCACCCTCATCGACACCGAACCGCAATGGATGGGCGCCGAGGCGCGTCTGGCCGCCGACCACGGCATCCCGTGGGGCACCGCCGAGGCGGAGGCCATGGTCGGCAGCGACCTCTGGGACGGCGCCCGCGTCTTCATCGACAAGGGCGTGCCCCTGGACGCCGACGCGATCGTCGCCCGGCTCGTCGACGAGGTGCTCAGCAGCATCGACGAGGAGCTGCCGACGCGACCCGGCGCCATCGAGCTGCTGCGCGAGCTGCTGGAGGCCGACGTGCCGGTCGCGCTCGTGACCATGTCGACCCGCACCATCGTCGACCGCGTCGAGGCGGCGCTGACGGAGCGGCTCGGCCGCGCGCCGTTCGCCGCGACCGTCGCCGGCGACGAGTGCGAGCACGGCAAGCCGCACCCCGAGCCCTACCTGCGCGCGCTGGAGCAGCTCGGGGCCGATCCGGCACGCAGCGTCGCGATCGAGGACTCGATCACGGGCGCCCGCAGCGCGATCGCCGCCGGCCTCACCACCATCGGCGTCCCGCACGCGGTGGATGTCTCCCGGGTCGATGGCATCGTCCACTGGCCGACGCTCGCCGGCCGCTCGCTCGCGGATCTCGCCGACGCCATGCGTGAGGCCCGCGCATGA
- a CDS encoding tRNA (adenine-N1)-methyltransferase, with translation MGRTGPFQWGDVVQITGPKQKMYTIVLTEGKQFGTQRGAVPHERFVGLDDGSLISVGEAEYLAIRPLLHDYVMSMPRGAAIIYPKDAAHIVGFADIHPELTVVEAGVGSGALSLWLLRALHGTGRLVSFERREEFREVAEANVTGFFGARPGNWDTVLGDLAEELGEHVPDGEADRVLLDMLAPWECVDASARALRPGGLILCYVATVTQLSRVVEAIRADGRFTAPKSTETLVRGWHVEGLAVRPDHRMVAHTGFLMTARRIADGVELPSFRRRAAKADFADADVEAWTPGALGDRVPSAKRARRARRDAVRQADAIAAGAERPDADAPAAAEPSAPGVDPRPAGTAESAAQVD, from the coding sequence ATGGGCAGGACCGGGCCCTTCCAGTGGGGCGACGTCGTCCAGATCACCGGACCGAAGCAGAAGATGTACACGATCGTGCTGACCGAGGGGAAGCAGTTCGGCACCCAGCGCGGCGCGGTCCCGCACGAGCGCTTCGTGGGGCTCGACGACGGCTCGCTCATCAGCGTCGGCGAGGCGGAGTACCTCGCGATCCGACCGCTGCTGCACGACTACGTGATGTCGATGCCGCGCGGCGCGGCGATCATCTACCCGAAGGATGCCGCGCACATCGTCGGCTTCGCCGACATCCACCCGGAGCTCACCGTCGTCGAGGCCGGCGTGGGCTCCGGCGCGCTGTCGCTCTGGCTGCTGCGTGCGCTGCACGGCACCGGCAGGCTCGTCTCCTTCGAGCGCCGGGAGGAGTTCCGCGAGGTCGCAGAGGCGAACGTGACGGGCTTCTTCGGCGCGCGTCCCGGCAACTGGGACACGGTGCTGGGCGATCTCGCGGAGGAGCTGGGGGAGCACGTGCCCGACGGCGAGGCCGACCGGGTGCTGCTCGACATGCTCGCGCCGTGGGAGTGCGTCGACGCGAGCGCCCGCGCGCTCCGGCCCGGCGGCCTCATCCTCTGCTACGTCGCGACCGTCACGCAGCTGTCGCGCGTGGTCGAGGCGATCCGTGCCGATGGCCGGTTCACCGCGCCGAAGTCGACCGAGACGCTCGTGCGCGGCTGGCACGTGGAGGGACTCGCCGTGCGGCCCGACCACCGCATGGTGGCGCACACCGGCTTCCTCATGACCGCGCGCCGCATCGCCGATGGCGTCGAGCTGCCGTCGTTCCGCCGCCGAGCGGCGAAGGCCGACTTCGCCGACGCCGACGTCGAGGCCTGGACGCCCGGCGCACTGGGTGACCGCGTGCCGAGCGCCAAGCGCGCACGCCGCGCCCGACGGGATGCGGTGCGGCAGGCAGACGCGATCGCGGCCGGCGCGGAGCGTCCCGACGCCGACGCACCGGCGGCAGCCGAGCCCTCGGCACCGGGCGTCGACCCGCGTCCTGCGGGGACGGCCGAGTCGGCCGCGCAGGTAGACTGA
- a CDS encoding FKBP-type peptidyl-prolyl cis-trans isomerase — protein MRTRPLSIAALLVAAAGLTACGAPADDLDGCEPMLQPGAASDQVQVEQGDGAPTVEFQYPLVSDGAQVSHLGGDGERVSDGDIVDADYVVYSGKTGLEITSSYAAEGAQAPAAEPLRLAAGGESTLSQAVACAAPGESIVLTTSIEELFGAGAASAEMDIASSDTAVVVLQVADVHPGRAEGSPRPGQQGMPAIALATDGTPGVTFPGSPAPAELTVMQSIAGEGEPVAEGDSVLVHYTGIIWETEEVFDSSWERGAPTAMTIDDANLIPGFVDAVVGQPVGSQVVVSIPQELGYDDPATRPATIGEGEHLLFVIDILDRLEPVAG, from the coding sequence GTGCGCACACGCCCTCTCTCGATCGCCGCGCTGCTCGTCGCCGCAGCCGGCCTCACCGCCTGCGGAGCGCCCGCCGACGACCTCGACGGCTGCGAGCCGATGCTCCAGCCGGGTGCGGCCTCCGACCAGGTGCAGGTCGAGCAGGGCGACGGTGCGCCGACGGTCGAGTTCCAGTACCCGCTCGTCAGCGACGGCGCCCAGGTCAGCCACCTGGGCGGCGACGGCGAGCGCGTGTCGGACGGCGACATCGTCGACGCCGACTACGTCGTCTACTCCGGCAAGACCGGCCTCGAGATCACCAGCTCCTACGCGGCCGAGGGCGCGCAGGCGCCGGCCGCCGAGCCGCTGCGCCTCGCCGCTGGCGGCGAATCGACGCTCAGCCAGGCCGTCGCCTGCGCGGCGCCGGGCGAGTCCATCGTGCTGACCACCTCGATCGAGGAGCTCTTCGGCGCTGGCGCCGCGTCGGCAGAGATGGACATCGCGTCGAGTGACACGGCCGTGGTCGTGCTGCAGGTCGCCGACGTGCACCCGGGCCGCGCCGAGGGCAGCCCCCGCCCCGGCCAGCAGGGCATGCCCGCGATCGCGCTCGCCACCGACGGCACGCCGGGCGTGACCTTCCCCGGCAGCCCCGCCCCCGCCGAGCTCACCGTGATGCAGAGCATCGCGGGTGAGGGCGAGCCGGTCGCCGAGGGCGACAGCGTGCTCGTGCACTACACCGGCATCATCTGGGAGACCGAGGAGGTGTTCGACTCCTCCTGGGAGCGCGGCGCCCCGACGGCGATGACCATCGACGATGCCAACCTCATCCCCGGCTTCGTCGACGCGGTCGTCGGCCAGCCGGTCGGCAGCCAGGTCGTGGTGTCGATCCCGCAGGAGCTCGGCTACGACGACCCCGCGACGCGTCCCGCGACGATCGGGGAGGGCGAGCACCTCCTGTTCGTGATCGACATCCTCGATCGGCTCGAGCCCGTCGCCGGCTGA
- a CDS encoding WYL domain-containing protein, with protein sequence MVRIEAEERQFSLLLALVDTSVGFTKQELFARVAGYQGQPPSDALERMFERDKDALRDHGIVIDVVQPPGDDSNQEARYRVLDGVLGDPAELHFNAEERDLLDLALRVWHEGGLTEEAQRAALKLRADPEFRGGLPLARTPGRTIDPAVDPQAPGTAAILQARQRPREEAFQALKRAADRRREVLFDYLKPGERTPRTRTVQPWATVLFRGRWMLVGFDLGAEDTRTFLMQRITSAVRDRAPKHPFEAPADAASAALAKLERIWASATVKLHVMPGSDADIRLRHRRDTHEDDGLLVIHHADRHLIADELAGFGSDVAVVWPDEQRELVRQRLERIRDAHADEGAA encoded by the coding sequence ATGGTGAGGATCGAGGCCGAGGAGCGGCAGTTCTCGCTGCTGCTCGCGCTCGTGGACACAAGCGTCGGCTTCACCAAGCAGGAGCTCTTCGCCCGGGTGGCCGGCTATCAGGGTCAGCCGCCGAGCGATGCGCTCGAGCGCATGTTCGAGCGCGACAAGGACGCCCTGCGCGACCACGGCATCGTCATCGATGTCGTGCAGCCGCCGGGTGACGACAGCAACCAGGAGGCGCGCTACCGCGTGCTCGACGGCGTGCTGGGCGACCCGGCCGAGCTGCACTTCAACGCCGAGGAGCGCGACCTGCTCGACCTGGCGCTGCGCGTCTGGCACGAGGGCGGGCTCACGGAGGAGGCGCAGCGCGCCGCGCTCAAGCTGCGCGCCGACCCGGAGTTCCGCGGCGGTCTTCCGCTCGCGCGCACGCCCGGCCGCACGATCGACCCCGCCGTCGATCCGCAGGCCCCCGGCACCGCCGCCATCCTGCAGGCGCGCCAGCGGCCCAGGGAGGAGGCGTTCCAGGCGCTCAAGCGCGCTGCCGATCGCCGCCGAGAGGTGCTCTTCGACTACCTGAAGCCGGGCGAGCGCACGCCTCGCACGCGCACGGTGCAGCCGTGGGCGACGGTGCTGTTCCGCGGACGATGGATGCTCGTGGGCTTCGACCTGGGCGCCGAGGACACGCGCACGTTCCTGATGCAGCGCATCACCTCGGCGGTGCGGGATCGCGCCCCCAAGCATCCGTTCGAAGCACCGGCGGACGCGGCGAGCGCCGCGCTGGCCAAGCTCGAGCGGATCTGGGCAAGCGCGACCGTCAAGCTGCACGTCATGCCCGGCAGCGATGCCGACATCCGGCTGCGCCACCGGCGCGACACGCACGAGGACGACGGCCTGCTCGTCATCCACCACGCCGATCGGCACCTGATCGCCGACGAGCTCGCGGGCTTCGGCAGCGACGTCGCGGTCGTCTGGCCCGATGAGCAGCGCGAGCTCGTGCGCCAGCGGCTCGAGCGGATCCGCGACGCCCACGCCGACGAGGGCGCGGCGTGA